In the Solanum pennellii chromosome 5, SPENNV200 genome, one interval contains:
- the LOC114077224 gene encoding uncharacterized protein LOC114077224 gives MASIVCDEMFSELPYDIIHKILYSLTLKERATACLVSKNWHYMITSLDDCKFVKIQYDSHKYCAYCYRDKLESCRNCGTLRPIIVRLAADNTTITEFYLLVPFTLLYLHFTLEVFDSRLLTVLHLKYCHIDENAINNIFPCLKEMYFDHVAISSSTLSNFIKKCPAIVELTLMSCSYLYSISVPHRNRLEKVHMNCGSRYLKEIEIKARNLLEFHLFNSSAELVVDLRACTKLQVLNLSCVNIPHRYRHEVSSIKSLCLPLCKGLSKMKIMCPELESLSLVDVLDLDDAFIVNPNLRWFKIFDSFIFQNSCALICSNVMEVEMGLNYVGAIVKFDNILSLGTDTNESMEVMSDHPSNFEPLRFKNINLKILMPWIPRYGFLIDELISYFYPRTLLVEVNSDAPKYNSFTQVLLDGLKNWRRKSESSMRFKHSNKICWHYFLKDFKILLSDTRQYQLEFQWHFH, from the exons CTGAAAGAAAGAGCAACAGCTTGTTTGGTTTCGAAAAATTGGCATTACATGATAACATCATTAGACGATTGCAAAtttgtaaaaatacaatatgaTTCACACAAATACTGTGCATATTGCTATAGAGATAAACTAGAATCCTGTCGAAACTGTGGTACTCTCCGCCCTATCATAGTCAGACTTGCTGCAGACAACACTACTATAACAGAATTCTATTTGTTAGTACCATTTACATTGCTTTACCTTCATTTTACTCTTGAAGTTTTCGATTCGAGATTGTTAACTGTTTTGCATTTAAAATATTGCCATATTGATGAAAATGCTATTAATAATATCTTTCCTTGTTTGAAAGAGATGTATTTCGATCACGTTGCTATTTCTTCTTCAACTCTGTCTAATTTCATCAAGAAATGCCCTGCTATTGTTGAGTTAACTTTGATGTCTTGTTCCTATCTTTATTCCATCTCAGTGCCTCATCGAAATCGACTTGAAAAAGTTCATATGAATTGTGGTAGTAGATATCTAAAGGAAATTGAAATAAAAGCTCGAAATCTACTCGAGTttcacttgtttaattcatCAGCAGAGCTGGTTGTTGATTTACGCGCTTGTACTAAACTTCAAGTCCTGAATCTAAGTTGTGTAAACATCCCCCACCGATATCGTCATGAGGTTTCCTCCATTAAATCTTTATGTCTTCCTTTATGTAAAGGATTGAGTAAAATGAAAATCATGTGTCCTGAATTGGAGAGTTTGAGCTTAGTTGACGTGCTTGATTTGGACGATGCTTTCATTGTTAATCCCAATTTACGTTGGTTCAAGATATTCGATTCctttattttccaaaactcGTGTGCATTGATATGTTCAAATGTGATGGAAGTTGAGATGGGACTGAATTATGTTGGTGCAATCGTTAAGTTTGACAACATATTGTCATTGGGAACGGACACGAATGAATCAATG GAAGTAATGTCTGATCATCCAAGTAACTTTGAACCACTTCGTTTCAAGaacataaatttgaaaatactcATGCCGTGGATACCAAGATATGGATTTTTGATTGATGAATTGATTAGTTACTTCTATCCGCGGACTTTGCTAGTAGAAGTGAATTCAGATGCACCAAAGTATAATTCCTTTACACAG GTCCTATTAGACGGACTGAAAAACTGGAGAAGGAAATCGGAAAGCAGCATGAGATTtaaacatagtaataaaatatGCTGGCattatttcttgaaagatttcAAGATCCTCTTATCAGATACAAGACAATATCAGTTGGAGTTCCAATG GCACTTCCATTAG